One Aegilops tauschii subsp. strangulata cultivar AL8/78 chromosome 7, Aet v6.0, whole genome shotgun sequence genomic window carries:
- the LOC109785727 gene encoding uncharacterized protein codes for MATEQPSEKKKPPPEKKVPLPKVVTLNKALKLAQTWVDEMSALEQDELNDKDFEGRPSGLGLGAKVAPNAKRAAPTDPVERRLLGKVNAQKRKSAEEDKINTQEVNEASDDDSGEPQGRTSACSKKRQLPSVTSMPLGKKAK; via the exons ATGGCGACCGAGCAGCCGTCGGAGAAGAAGAAGCCGCCGCCGGAGAAGAAGGTCCCGCTCCCCAAGGTGGTCACGCTCAACAAGGCGCTCAAGCTG GCCCAGACATGGGTGGACGAAATGAGTGCGCTGGAGCAGGATGAACTGAACGATAAGGACTTCGAGGGTCGGCCATCAGG GCTTGGTCTTGGTGCTAAAGTGGCGCCGAATGCGAAGCGCGCAGCTCCCACTGATCCAGTGGAGAGGAGGTTGCTTGGAAAGGTGAATGCGCAGAAGAGGAAGTCTGCGGAGGAGGATAAAATAAATACCCAGGAGGTGAATGAGGCGAGCGATGATGATAGCGGTGAGCCTCAAGGTAGAACCAGTGCTTGTAGCAAGAAGAGGCAATTGCCTTCCGTTACTTCAATGCCATTAGGGAAGAAGGCCAAGTGA
- the LOC109785728 gene encoding coniferyl alcohol acyltransferase: protein MPLERFDVRILSRELVRASDPPPGFPAVHAVSNLDLLLGPFPIYLLCIYPPPPGGLGPVLAAVRAALPAYLSRFFPFAGRVVRRPDTNVPEVACDNAGAELVVADAAGVPLSAVDFARVDRSLGMVQIPFDAGLALSLQLVRFACGGFALTVATNHLLADGRAFVVLLNCLAEMARAGGGGLSRGPVLDRSSLLPARSPPVYSPSLDAEFARFTPATMINPLLAAAMERRLYRIDAADLAGLQIAASSGDGGRRTSRFVALCAHVWKLLARAVGDSDPNCRMAWIVDGRKCVEPSEGALDLYMGNVVTYTAREASVAGLLRAPLHEVAAAARAAMASVMTRGRFQELVDWVEVNKTAYKDGGKWTEAVNLGLGSPALVISGLLPFAIDGDLGFGKPRLVLPWLRHGRLGSASVTVVPCPGGDGSWFVGGTRLWPRLVEVIEAGPESLLKPVTAASLGFEAPHGSRL from the coding sequence ATGCCGCTGGAGCGCTTCGACGTGCGGATCTTGTCCCGGGAGCTGGTCCGGGCCTCCGACCCTCCCCCGGGCTTCCCGGCCGTGCACGCCGTCTCCAACCTCGACCTcctcctcggccccttccccatCTACCTCCTCTGCATCTACCCGCCCCCGCCGGGCGGGCTGGGCCCCGTGCTCGCGGCCGTCCGCGCGGCCCTCCCGGCCTACCTCTCCCGCTTCTTCCCCTTCGCCGGCCGCGTCGTGCGCCGCCCGGACACCAACGTCCCCGAGGTCGCCTGCGACAACGCCGGCGCCGAGCTCGTCGTCGCCGACGCCGCCGGGGTCCCCCTCTCCGCCGTCGACTTCGCGCGCGTCGACCGCTCGCTGGGCATGGTCCAGATCCCGTTCGACGCGGGGCTCGCGCTGTCGCTGCAGCTGGTCCGGTTCGCGTGCGGGGGGTTTGCGCTGACCGTCGCCACCAACCACCTCCTCGCCGACGGCCGGGCGTTCGTCGTGCTGCTCAATTGCCTCGCGGAGATGGCCCGCGCCGGCGGCGGGGGGCTCTCCCGCGGGCCTGTGCTCGACCGGTCGTCCCTGCTACCCGCGCGGTCGCCGCCGGTGTATAGCCCGTCGCTGGACGCGGAGTTCGCGAGGTTCACGCCGGCGACCATGATCAATCCCCTCCTGGCCGCGGCCATGGAGCGGCGCCTCTACCGCATCGACGCGGCCGACCTCGCCGGGCTCCAGATCGCGGCGTCGTCCGGCGATGGCGGCCGCCGCACCTCGCGCTTCGTGGCGCTGTGCGCGCACGTCTGGAAGCTCCTGGCCCGTGCGGTCGGCGACTCCGACCCCAACTGCCGGATGGCGTGGATCGTGGACGGCCGGAAGTGCGTCGAGCCGTCGGAGGGCGCGCTGGACCTGTACATGGGGAACGTGGTCACCTACACGGCCCGCGAGGCGAGCGTGGCGGGGCTGCTGCGCGCGCCGCTGCACGAGGTGGCGGCCGCCGCGCGTGCGGCCATGGCGTCGGTGATGACCAGGGGCAGGTTCCAGGAGCTGGTGGACTGGGTGGAGGTGAACAAGACTGCGTACAAGGACGGCGGGAAGTGGACGGAGGCGGTGAACCTCGGCCTGGGCAGCCCGGCGCTGGTGATCTCCGGCCTGCTCCCGTTCGCCATCGACGGGGACCTGGGGTTCGGGAAGCcgaggctggtcctgccgtgGCTGCGGCACGGCCGGCTGGGGTCGGCGTCGGTGACGGTCGTGCCCTGCCCGGGCGGGGACGGGTCGTGGTTCGTGGGCGGCACGAGGCTGTGGCCGCGGCTGGTGGAGGTGATCGAGGCCGGCCCGGAGAGCCTGCTGAAGCCGGTGACCGCGGCGAGCCTGGGGTTCGAGGCGCCCCACGGCTCTCGTCTGTGA
- the LOC109785730 gene encoding coniferyl alcohol acyltransferase-like — protein MPLERFDLRIASRELVRASRPPPGFPAVHAVSNLDLVLGPLPIYLVSIYPPPPCGLDPVLAAVRAALPAYLSRFFPFAGRVVRHPDTNVPEVACSNAGAELVVADAAGVPLAAIDFARFDGSLGMIQIPFDAGLALSLQVVRFACGGYSLTVGTNHLLADGRALIVLLNSLAEMVRTGGGLSRGPLLDRSSLPVPRSPPRYSSSLDAEFTRFTPETMINPLLAAAMERRVYRIDAADLVGLQKAASPGGGRRTSRFVALCAHVWKLLARAVGDTDPNCRMAWILEGRRCIQPSEGALDLYMGNVVTYTSREASVAELLRAPLHEVAAAAGAAMASVMTRDRFQELVDWVEVNKTAYKDGGKWTEAVNLGLGSPALVISGMLPFAIDGDLGFGKPRMVSPWLRHGRLGSASMMAVPCPSGDGSWFIGGTRLWPRLVEVIEAGPDSMLKPLTAASLGFEAPHGSRL, from the coding sequence ATGCCGCTGGAGCGCTTCGACCTGCGGATCGCGTCGCGGGAGCTGGTCCGGGCGTCGCGCCCGCCCCCCGGTTTCCCGGCCGTGCACGCCGTCTCCAACCTCGACCTCGTCCTCGGCCCCTTGCCGATCTACCTCGTCAGCATCTACCCTCCTCCGCCGTGCGGCCTGGACCCCGTGCTCGCCGCCGTCCGCGCCGCGCTCCCGGCCTACCTCTCCCGCTTCTTCCCCTTCGCCGGCCGCGTCGTGCGCCACCCGGACACCAACGTCCCCGAGGTCGCCTGCTCCAACGCCGGCGCCGAGCTCGTCGTCGCCGACGCTGCCGGGGTCCCCCTCGCCGCCATCGACTTCGCGCGCTTCGACGGCTCGCTCGGGATGATCCAGATCCCGTTCGACGCGGGGCTCGCGCTGTCGCTGCAGGTGGTCCGGTTCGCGTGCGGGGGCTACTCGTTGACCGTGGGCACCAACCACCTCCTCGCCGACGGCCGGGCGCTCATCGTGCTGCTCAACAGCCTCGCGGAGATGGTCCGCACCGGCGGGGGACTCTCCCGCGGGCCGCTGCTCGACCGGTCGTCCCTGCCCGTCCCGCGGTCGCCGCCGCGGTACAGCTCGTCGCTGGACGCCGAGTTCACGAGGTTCACGCCGGAGACCATGATCAACCCCCTCCTGGCCGCGGCCATGGAGCGGCGCGTGTACCGCATCGACGCGGCCGACCTTGTCGGGCTCCAGAAGGCGGCGTCCCCAGGAGGCGGCCGCCGCACCTCGCGCTTCGTGGCGCTGTGCGCGCACGTCTGGAAGCTCCTGGCGCGGGCCGTCGGGGACACCGACCCCAACTGTCGCATGGCGTGGATCCTCGAAGGCCGGAGGTGCATCCAGCCGTCGGAGGGCGCGCTGGACCTGTACATGGGGAACGTGGTCACATACACGTCCCGCGAGGCGAGCGTGGCGGAGCTGCTGCGCGCGCCGCTGCACGAGGTGGCGGCCGCCGCGGGCGCGGCCATGGCGTCGGTGATGACCAGGGACAGGTTCCAGGAGCTGGTGGACTGGGTGGAGGTGAACAAAACGGCGTACAAGGACGGCGGGAAGTGGACGGAGGCGGTGAACCTCGGCCTCGGGAGCCCGGCGCTGGTGATCTCCGGGATGCTGCCGTTCGCCATCGACGGGGACCTGGGGTTCGGGAAGCCGAGAATGGTGTCGCCGTGGCTGCGGCACGGACGGCTGGGGTCGGCGTCGATGATGGCGGTGCCCTGCCCGAGCGGGGACGGGTCGTGGTTCATCGGCGGCACGAGACTGTGGCCGCGGCTGGTGGAGGTGATCGAGGCCGGGCCCGACAGCATGCTGAAGCCGCTGACGGCGGCGAGCCTGGGGTTCGAGGCGCCACACGGCTCTCGCCTGTGA